Proteins from one Aspergillus nidulans FGSC A4 chromosome VIII genomic window:
- a CDS encoding RNA-binding protein VTS1 (transcript_id=CADANIAT00002293) has product MASHIIGNRNSTPEASKSSLRPPSSSRNLATHQLRASADMSGFPSPLSSRSIRPASEVYFNQQAQTPGNAEDPLDRAAQQWLADIDQYETTLEEMAAATLDQDFKDELSAIEQWFRVLSEAERTAALYALLQQTTQVQIRFFIQVLQQMAKSHPMSGLLSPANFGEKGIDAMSNRLNDAMSKLNVDSSRNSLGRPPPSPGAKRNSGLDSSTINAMFPDAAAAIAKKKAEFTQQTGNAPPSNRNSAVFNERTSFVAPTISAPDNSADNLSQPPVSPWAQRGASEPQPPIARPKSSSGQQPMGQFNQSGLRSPLPTSQTATIPAPEIEAPLLSPYNVNASWASMTNTPMTATFGSQLGAPHQQGSDMVANATAMKLAALSTVNNRIALDDARKYRRARSNDGQGKNASNNTGAQSIQGGLASPGLPVAGQLLNAQQFAALQAQQQAAMAGHRSRPTSPGIAMQGGALGPMGFTSPQNNGFLTAYDPNNPLIGNGLGALGMGQFGLSGHEGYLSDHSEINRGRSPRGRRGSSKPPEDPTDPNLLKDIPSWLRSLRLHKYTDNLKDLKWTELIELNDKQLEERGVNALGARNKMLKVFEQVKEAKAEGKLDNATA; this is encoded by the exons atggCTAGTCATATCATCGGCAACCGCAATAGCACCCCGGAAGCTTCCAAATCTTCTCTTCGGCCTCCTTCGTCGTCTCGGAATCTAGCTACCCACCAGCTCCGCGCATCTGCCGACATGTCCGgttttccttctcctctctcctcccGCAGTATCCGCCCTGCATCCGAGGTATACTTCAATCAGCAAGCGCAAACGCCAGGAAATGCGGAGGATCCTCTGGATCGGGCAGCCCAACAGTGGCTGGCCGATATTGACCAGTACGAAACCACCTTGGAGGAAATGGCTGCAGCGACGCTAGACCAGGACTTCAAGGATGAACTCAGTGCCATAGAGCAGTGGTTTCGCGTACTGAGTGAGGCGGAACGGACCGCTGCCTTGTATGCTCTGTTGCAGCAGACTACTCAGGTGCAAATTCGCTTCTTCATTCAGGTTTTGCAGCAAATGGCCAAAAGTCATCCCATGTCGGGCCTGCTGTCTCCTGCAAACTTTGGAGAGAAGG GGATAGACGCCATGTCCAACCGTTTGAACGATGCCATGTCAAAGCTCAATGTCGACAGTTCTCGAAACTCTCTGGGtcgccctcctccttcgccggGCGCCAAACGCAACTCCGGACTTGACTCTTCTACCATTAATGCCATGTTTCCcgatgcagctgcagctatcGCGAAAAAGAAGGCCGAATTCACCCAACAGACTGGAAACGCGCCGCCGTCCAACAGGAACAGTGCGGTGTTCAATGAGCGGACATCTTTTGTTGCTCCCACTATCTCTGCACCTGACAACAGTGCAGACAACCTGAGCCAGCCACCGGTGTCGCCCTGGGCTCAGCGCGGTGCGTCAGAGCCTCAGCCACCTATCGCTCGGCCAAAGTCGTCTTCTGGTCAGCAGCCTATGGGGCAATTCAACCAGTCTGGCTTGcgctctcctcttcccacaAGTCAGACTGCGACCATTCCTGCTCCTGAGATCGAGGCTCCGTTGCTGTCACCGTATAATGTTAATGCCAGCTGGGCTTCCATGACCAACACCCCAATGACTGCAACCTTTGGCTCGCAGCTTGGAGCACCGCATCAGCAGGGATCTGATATGGTGGCTAATGCTACAGCAATGAAGCTGGCTGCTCTGTCGACCGTAAACAACCGCATCGCACTGGATGACGCTCGCAAGTACCGTCGCGCTCGGTCGAACGATGGCCAAGGAAAGAACGCTTCTAACAATACCGGAGCACAATCCATTCAGGGAGGTCTGGCTAGCCCAGGTCTGCCTGTAGCTGGACAGCTTCTGAATGCCCAGCAGTTTGCCGCTTTGCAAGCCCAACAACAGGCGGCAATGGCGGGTCACCGGTCGCGGCCGACATCGCCCGGCATTGCCATGCAAGGTGGCGCCTTGGGTCCCATGGGATTCACTTCTCCCCAAAACAACGGATTTTTGACTGCATACGATCCGAACAACCCGCTCATTGGCAATGGCTTGGGCGCACTTGGCATGGGTCAATTTGGGCTGAGTGGTCATGAGGGCTATCTTTCCGACCACTCTGAGATCAACCGAGGTCGTTCTCCTCGTGGCCGTCGTGGCAGTTCGAAGCCACCAGAGGACCCCACCGACCCGAATCTTCTCAAGGATATTCCCAGCTGGCTGCGTTCCTTGCGGTTGCACAAGTACACGGATAACCTGAAAGACCTGAAATGGACCGAGCTGATTGAGCTCAACGACAAGCAGCTAGAAGAGCGCGGTGTCAATGCGCTCGGCGCCAGGAACAAGATGCTCAAG GTTTTTGAGCAAGTCAAGGAAGCCAAGGCCGAAGGAAAACTCGACAATGCCACGGCTTGA
- a CDS encoding EMC6 family protein (transcript_id=CADANIAT00002294) → MPPTKQELSLLINPLVPESVQHNNRVLTQLHSLTSFLLGLTAGILALQSAAGFIFYFLGTITVSGLFHLALLYRSAGKGAGGYFPGAGGEIEGLVVQKDGIVKNAGSGMRKGAWRDVWFGGGVLGEALSGFVLGWAGVGGVLR, encoded by the exons ATGCCTCCAACAAAACAAGAactctccctcctcatcaatcCGCTTGTTCCCGAATCCGTCCAACACAATAACCGA GTCCTCACCCAGCTTCACTCCCTgacctccttcctcctcggtttAACAGCAGGAATCCTAGCGCTTCAATCCGCCGCCGGCTTCATTTTCTACTTCCTCGGTACGATCACAGTCTCTggtctcttccatctcgcgCTCCTCTACCGATCGGCGGGGAAAGGCGCAGGTGGGTACTTTCCTGGCGCGGGAGGCGAAATTGAGGGTCTTGTGGTGCAAAAAGATGGCATTGTTAAGAATGCAGGGAGTGGTATGCGGAAGGGTGCCTGGAGGGATGTGTGGTTTGGAGGTGGCGTGCTAGGGGAGGCCCTTAGTGGGTTTGTGTTGGGTTGGGCGGGTGTCGGTGGTGTATTGAGGTAA
- a CDS encoding ABC transporter ATP-binding protein (transcript_id=CADANIAT00002295), protein MGEKTAEAEAEKPSLLTRCTTFTRLLFYGSPSLKEALVLLTGLISAIASGIPFPIMAIVFGQLVDEMNSSTCNATPENADSYQSSINAKVLQIVYIGIAYFVLIYIYVFCWNISGEWLAQRLRERYFQSLLRQDAGFFDTLAPGEASSRITGDISTIQQGTSEKVGIVLNSIAFFVTSYVVAFIKDARLAGMLVSLAPAYLIMSLAGGYFVRKYFGRALECMAAASAVALEAFSNTMLVHAFSAGGRLEERFIEHLGPARVAGIRKSIATATQAGLLYFIAFSANALAFWQGSMKIAGAVEGGADGVTVGNTYTVILVLVDASLILSQVAPFLQSFDAAAVAFKKLEKDIERPSPIDGTADSGLVPAAAKIESDIEFRNVSFRFPSRPDKPILQDLTLRIPAGKQTALVGLSGSGKSTVAGLITRFYDAEEGQVTIGGHDVRELNVRFLRSAISLVQQEPCLLDRSILENIALGLVNSSAHVHLMDVLKSSALEDIATAIREKGLSLNHAIDLQPSNKDQIREIVSLVETAAGLADASNFINKLDHGYATMVGSSGNLISGGQKQRISIARALVKSPQILILDEATASLDSATELRVQRALEAAAAGRTLVTIAHRLSTIKKADNIIVMRQGKLIEQGSHAELLAADGAYAELVRLQNLNVNASQESASSSARPSLDSTALEKERNAEVTSVQDDESSTPSPKEKPADEEPVTTERSVGSTSKAIASLFRPYSLALLVAIIGAVVIGGTYCGSAVIFGNVVGKLSSCETAESIRHAGEFWGLMFFVLALIEFFANLISWSLFGWIAEQLIYKVRVLSLRSILEQKLEWHEARTPSGLLSLIVKDSNALNGLTGSVICTILSILVNLFAAIIMTHIIAWRIALVCLSVVPLLLGAGFMRVSTLARFEERHNDAFARSLGITVEAVTSIKTVHALAIESEVLSTYRRSLQGPMREITGQSAFTNLWLAVGYGLSNFVYALAYWWGAKQIIAGHYTQTQFFIVQLALLVSSQLWGQMFALAPDVSRAVQATRRLLNLLDLGSTKRLSDPILPPHSASTDIEATSHPSEKPPPPDPSGTQSGLSVSFKQVQFTYPARPDTQVLHGLDLTISAGQFAALVGPSGAGKSTIISLIERLYTPSSGTIELGNRNIAHMDASFRDEVAYVPQHSVLFDGSIRFNLELGARPNQALSQTEIEEACKLANIHDTIVSLPDGYDTAVGPNGDRLSGGQKQRLAIARALLRRPRLLLLDESTSALDAESERLLQDGLEKAARGITVIAIAHRLYTIRKADVIFLIEEGRCVERGSHTELMERSESYRVNALNQAVDG, encoded by the exons ATGGGGGAGAAAACAgcagaggccgaggccgagaagccCAGT CTCCTCACACGTTGCACCACATTCACCCGTCTTCTATTCTATGGCAGTCCCTCCCTTAAGGAAGCCCTCGTGTTGCTCACGGGCCTAATCTCCGCCATCGCCTCGGGGATCCCCTTCCCTATAATGGCGATTGTGTTCGGTCAGCTCGTCGATGAGATGAACTCGTCGACGTGCAATGCAACGCCCGAAAACGCAGACTCATACCAATCCAGCATCAACGCCAAGGTCCTGCAGATCGTCTATATTGGCATCGCATATTTCGTCCTCATATACATCTATGTCTTTTGCTGGAATATTTCCGGAGAGTGGCTTGCGCAGCGGTTACGCGAAAGATACTTTCAGAGTCTCTTGCGTCAGGACGCAGGTTTCTTCGATACTTTGGCGCCTGGAGAGGCTTCGTCACGTATTACTGGGGATATCAGTACGATCCAGCAGGGGACAAGCGAGAAGGTGGGAATTGTACTTAACAGCATTGCGTTCTTTGTGACGAGTTATGTGGTCGCGTTTATCAAGGATGCTCGGTTGGCCGGAATGCTTGTCTCCCTCGCGCCTGCGTACCTGATCATGTCGTTGGCCGGAGGGTATTTTGTGCGGAAGTACTTTGGGCGGGCTCTAGAGTGCATGGCGGCTGCGTCGGCCGTTGCTCTGGAGGCGTTCAGCAATACGATGCTCGTGCATGCGTTTTCGGCGGGTGGGAGGCTTGAAGAGCGCTTCATTGAGCACCTGGGGCCTGCCCGGGTCGCGGGTATTCGCAAGTCAATCGCGACAGCTACGCAGGCCGGCTTGCTGTACTTCATTGCGTTCTCGGCAAATGCGCTGGCTTTCTGGCAGGGGTCGATGAAGATTGCGGGCGCGGTTGAGGGAGGTGCGGATGGGGTCACTGTGGGGAATACGTATACTGTGATCCTGGTGTTGGTTGATGCGAGTTTGATACTGAGCCAGGTTGCGCCGttcctgcagagctttgaTGCGGCAGCCGTGGCGTTTAaaaagttggagaaggatatCGAGAGGCCGAGTCCGATTGATGGAACCGCTGATTCTGGCCTTGttccggcagcagcaaagatAGAGTCGGATATCGAGTTTCGCAACGTCTCGTTTCGGTTCCCTTCAAGGCCTGATAAACCGATCCTGCAGGATCTGACGCTGCGCATCCCGGCAGGCAAGCAGACGGCGCTTGTCGGACTGAGTGGCAGCGGCAAGTCAACTGTCGCGGGCTTGATCACGCGGTTCtatgatgctgaggaagggCAGGTGACGATTGGGGGCCATGACGTGCGCGAGCTGAATGTGCGGTTTCTGCGCAGTGCTATTAGTCTTGTCCAGCAGGAACCTTGTCTGCTCGATCGGTCGATACTGGAGAATATTGCTCTTGGACTGGTGAACTCCTCAGCACATGTGCATTTGATGGATGTGCTGAAGAGCAGTGCCTTGGAGGATATTGCCACTGCTATTCGGGAAAAAGGCTTGAGTCTCAACCACGCCATTGACTTgcaacccagcaacaaaGACCAGATCCGCGAGATTGTGTCCTTGGTCGaaacagcagctggcctAGCAGACGCAAGcaacttcatcaacaagctcgaccACGGCTACGCAACAATGGTCGGATCAAGCGGGAACCTCATCAGTGGGGGCCAGAAGCAGCGTATCTCGATCGCCCGAGCCTTGGTCAAAAGCCCCCAAATCCTTATCCTTGATGAAGCCACCGCATCTCTGGATTCCGCTACGGAATTACGCGTGCAACGGGcgttggaggcggcggctgctggaCGCACTCTAGTCACTATAGCCCATCGGCTCTCGACCATCAAGAAGGCGGATAACATTATTGTGATGAGACAGGGAAAGCTCATTGAGCAGGGCTCTCATGCAGAACTTCTTGCGGCAGATGGAGCGTATGCAGAGCTGGTAAGGTTGCAGAATCTCAATGTCAATGCCTCGCAGGAGAGTGCGTCTTCGTCTGCTCGGCCGTCACTGGACAGTACGGCGCttgagaaagaaaggaatgCAGAGGTAACATCGGTACAAGACGACGAAAGCTCCACTCCATCCCCTAAAGAGAAGCCAGCAGACGAAGAACCAGTTACTACCGAGCGCTCTGTCGGTTCTACCTCTAAGGCCATTGCCTCTCTCTTCCGTCCGTACTCGCTAGCCCTCCTTGTAGCCATCATCGGTgccgtcgtcatcggagGCACATACTGCGGTTCTGCTGTCATATTCGGTAACGTTGTGGGCAAGCTAAGCTCGTGCGAGACAGCAGAATCCATCCGCCACGCGGGAGAATTCTGGGGGCTCATGTTCTTCGTCCTGGCTCTGATTGAGTTTTTCGCAAACCTCATCAGCTGGTCCCTCTTCGGCTGGATCGCGGAGCAGCTCATATATAAAGTCCGCGTGCTCTCTCTACGTTCCATTCtcgagcagaagctggaaTGGCATGAAGCGCGCACACCCTCCGGCCTCCTATCACTCATTGTCAAGGACAGCAACGCGCTCAATGGCCTCACGGGATCCGTCATTTGCACAATCCTCAGCATCCTCGTCAACCTCTTCGCCGCCATTATTATGACCCACATCATTGCCTGGAGAATTGCACTCGTTTGTCTCTCCGTCGTGCCACTTCTCTTGGGCGCTGGGTTCATGCGTGTCTCAACCTTAGCCCGCTTTGAGGAGCGCCACAATGACGCCTTCGCCCGCTCCCTGGGCATAACCGTCGAAGCCGTGACATCCATTAAGACCGTCCACGCGCTGGCCATTGAGTCCGAAGTTCTTTCCACCTACCGCCGCTCCCTGCAGGGCCCCATGCGCGAGATAACAGGGCAATCCGCCTTCACCAACCTCTGGCTCGCCGTCGGTTACGGCCTCAGCAACTTCGTCTATGCGCTTGCATACTGGTGGGGTGCGAAGCAGATTATCGCTGGTCACTACACCCAGACACAGTTCTTCATTGTTCAGCTGGCCCTGCTCGTCTCGTCTCAGCTCTGGGGCCAGATGTTTGCTTTGGCTCCTGATGTGTCTCGCGCCGTGCAGGCCACCCGCCGGCTCTTGAACTTGCTGGACCTAGGCTCAACGAAGAGACTCTCCGATCCCATCTTACCCCCTCACTCGGCATCAACAGATATCGAAGCAACCTCGCACCCATCCGAAAAACCCCCTCCCCCTGATCCATCAGGCACGCAGTCCGGCCTCAGCGTCTCCTTTAAGCAAGTTCAATTCACCTACCCGGCCCGCCCAGACACCCAGGTCCTACACGGGCTAGATCTCACCATCTCCGCAGGGCAATTCGCCGCGCTCGTTGGGCCCTCCGGTGCTGGGAAGTCAACCATAATATCCCTTATCGAACGCCTCTACACACCCAGTTCTGGAACAATCGAGCTTGGCAACCGCAACATCGCACACATGGACGCCTCCTTCCGCGACGAGGTTGCCTATGTCCCGCAACACTCCGTCCTTTTCGACGGGTCCATCAGGTTCAATCTTGAACTCGGTGCGCGGCCGAACCAGGCCCTTTCACAAactgagattgaggaagcgTGTAAGCTTGCCAATATCCACGATACAATTGTGTCTCTACCAGACGGGTATGACACAGCCGTTGGACCGAACGGTGACAGACTAAGCGGTGGTCAGAAGCAGCGTCTTGCGATTGCAAGGGcattgctgagaaggccgagactgttgctgctggatgaGTCGACGAGTGCGCTGGATGCGGAGAGCGAGCGGTTACTGCaggatggcttggagaaGGCGGCAAGGGGAATCACTGTCATTGCAATTGCTCATCGGCTGTATACGATTCGCAAGGCGGATGTGATCTTCCTCATTGAAGAGGGGAGGTGTGTGGAAAGGGGGTCGCATACAGAACTGATGGAGAGGAGTGAGAGTTATCGGGTTAATGCCCTGAATCAGGCTGTGGATGGCTAA
- a CDS encoding putative pyridine nucleotide-disulfide oxidoreductase AMID-like (transcript_id=CADANIAT00002296) has protein sequence MLTSRLPVVQYRVRPRHLARYFWKNLLLQPQTRPLSLLQTPRHQTPRTGANLQRCRYVHQSYRNVSTTGQTPESLKSQAPQTPGRGFAVKSLYRFEQAQPFKVLILGGSYAGLAAALNLVDLCHGRRHRFSITEGDNGTGKRIPVQVTIVDPRDGYYHLIGQPLALSSQEFAKSFWIKYTDIPALQTPEIRCVQGSIDSLDCTAKTATIATESGAVQEKYDYLIACTGLRREFPSAPRSLTRETYLAETAENLANIRGAEKGVAVIGGGAVGIEIAAECKMLHPDTPVTLIHSRSSLLSSEPLPAEFASKALEALRGNSVNVILGARVTSITEKDSAQNQTLTLTTNETLTASHVINAVSRYTPTAPSFLPASVCDEHGYIRITPTLEFPSDSVLPASVAGDHYAAGDVARWSGVKRAGAAMHQGHYAARNIHQKLMQRVYGTTPEFVRLDEVEPGMGLAVGKRAVAYFPSMGLSEGEETREMFFQGDLGFMICYKWMQLGTPMPPPVADAPASTPEDKPVNVATTSRTVEAAA, from the exons ATGCTTACGTCTCGGTTACCAGTCGTTCAGTACCGAGTCAGACCACGACATTTGGCTCGCTACTTCTGGAAGAATCTGTTACTCCAACCCCAGACTCGACCGTTAAGCCTCTTGCAAACCCCACGTCACCAGACACCTAGGACCGGGGCCAATCTGCAACGATGCCGATATGTTCACCAAAGCTACCGCAATGTGTCAACTACAGGCCAAACGCCAGAGAGCTTAAAGAGTCAGgctcctcaaactccagGTCGCGGCTTTGCGGTTAAGTCCCTGTACCG CTTCGAGCAAGCCCAACCCTTCAAggtcctcatcctcggcggCTCTTATGCCGGCCTCGCAGCGGCCCTGAACCTAGTCGACCTTTGCCACGGTAGACGGCACCGCTTCTCTATTACTGAAGGGGACAACGGCACCGGGAAGAGAATCCCCGTGCAGGTGACCATAGTTGATCCCCGTGATGGCTACT ACCACCTAATCGGCCAACCCCTCGCGCTCTCTTCCCAAGAATTTGCCAAGTCCTTTTGGATCAAATACACCGATATCCCCGCCCTCCAGACCCCCGAAATTCGCTGCGTACAGGGGAGCATCGACTCCTTAGACTGCACGGCAAAGACAGCCACAATTGCGACTGAAAGCGGTGCCGTCCAAGAGAAATATGATTACCTGATTGCCTGCACTGGACTGCGTCGCGAGTTTCCAAGTGCTCCGCGCTCGCTCACGCGGGAGACGTATCTCGCTGAGACGGCGGAGAATCTAGCGAATATTCGAGGTGCGGAAAAGGGAGTTGCTGTTATTGGGGGTG GCGCCGTTGGGATCGAAATCGCCGCCGAATGCAAGATGCTGCATCCCGACACCCCCGTAACCTTAATCCATTCCCGCAGCTCCCTACTTTCATCTGAGCCCCTCCCCGCCGAGTTcgcctccaaagccttgGAGGCCCTCCGCGGAAACAGCGTGAACGTTATCCTCGGTGCCAGAGTCACCTCCATTACAGAGAAAGACTCAGCCCAGAACCAAACCTTGACCCTCACCACCAATGAAACCCTAACTGCCAGCCATGTCATCAACGCCGTCTCTCGCTATACACCCACAGCGCCTTCCTTCCTACCCGCCTCCGTCTGCGATGAGCATGGCTACATCCGCATTACACCAACCCTTGAATTCCCCTCTGACTCAGTACTTCCGGCTTCCGTCGCAGGAGACCACTACGCAGCCGGCGATGTCGCGCGGTGGTCCGGCGTTAAGCGCGCAGGCGCTGCAATGCACCAGGGCCACTATGCAGCGCGGAACATCCACCAGAAGCTCATGCAAAGAGTGTACGGCACAACCCCGGAGTTTGTGAGGCTCGATGAAGTTGAGCCCGGGATGGGACTGGCCGTGGGCAAGAGGGCCGTCGCGTATTTCCCAAGTATGGGGTTAagtgagggcgaggagacgAGAGAGATGTTCTTCCAAGGAGACCTGGGGTTTATGA TTTGTTACAAGTGGATGCAGCTAGGGACGCCGATGCCGCCgcctgttgctgatgctccTGCTTCTACTCCAGAAGACAAGCCTGTTAATGTTGCGACGACGTCGAGGACTGTGGAGGCTGCTGCTTAA
- a CDS encoding uncharacterized protein (transcript_id=CADANIAT00002297), whose product MRGIFTFSAASALFLTLARAELDKPALTSDLDYLLEGNANNLPTVNSHIAVWPSGYIPKDCQDLGSGEGYNASDFEVYEVTYDDCADPWLFCRHRDVEVDIATAAETFSKLPVKVRDWVRQILLMPGANSAFAINGNVAFFGTTGSNVDVMIHESAHGLDGFAAFGENLSSSDGFLAAYDADTHVPDNYARSSQAENVAQNTVVAVYDKNVPGGFPGVQEQYTAILNQYSYIQDKAGDALVPGGTCDRHLENSEIVVLSSAANTTVSRARRGMAARWKVPQTEFKGEYSNVVKEFVPFRFKEEF is encoded by the exons ATGAGGGGCATCTTCACGTTCTCCGCTGCCTCCGCGCTCTTCCTTACGCTCGCGCGCGCAGAGCTCGACAAGCCTGCTCTCACGTCCGACCTGGACTACCTCCTTGAGGGCAACGCCAACAACTTGCCCACGGTCAACAGTCACATCGCCGTCTGGCCAAGCGGGTATATTCCCAAGGACTGCCAGGATTTGGGATCCGGTGAGGGGTATAATGCGAGTGATTTTGAGGTTTATGAGGTTACATACGATGAT TGCGCCGACCCCTGGCTCTTCTGCCGGCACAGGGATGTCGAGGTAGACATCGCGACGGCCGCAGAGACGTTCTCGAAGCTGCCTGTGAAAGTACGAGACTGG GTCCGCCAGATCCTCCTCATGCCCGGCGCGAATTCAGCCTTCGCCATCAACGGCAACGTCGCCTTCTTTGGCACAACCGGCAGCAACGTCGATGTGATGATCCACGAGTCCGCGCACGGTCTGGACGGATTCGCAGCGTTTGGTGAGAATTTAAGCT CGAGTGACGGCTTCCTTGCTGCTTACGACGCGGACACTCACGTCCCCGACAACTACGCCCGCAGCAGCCAGGCCGAGAACGTGGCGCAGAACACCGTCGTCGCAGTATACGATAAGAATGTCCCTGGCGGATTCCCTGGTGTTCAGGAGCAGTACACGGCTATTTTGAACCAATACAGCTACATCCAGGACAAAGCGGGCGATGCGCTGGTGCCTGGAGGTACGTGTGACCGGCACTTGGAGAACTCGGAGATTGTTGTTTTGTCTTCGGCTGCGAACACTACTGTCTCTAGGGCTAGGAGGGGCATGGCTGCGCGCTGGAAGGTTCCGCAGACTGAGTTTAAGGGAGAGTATAGCAATGTTGTCAAGGAATTTGTCCCCTTTAGGTTTAAGGAGGAGTTTTAG
- a CDS encoding uncharacterized protein (transcript_id=CADANIAT00002298), translating to MSQYDYHLIGTNTRYSSWTARVETVLEYFQIPYTNEILPLDQARTCSPSAKFPLLRCHSLCITINDSLAIVEFLADRNPHLHLWPSDPALRALARSATAEMHSGFMTLRSTFHTNFIAKYTERVAQDQDEGFLFGKFSIADAWFWPVLWRFRTYNLPLDNVTPEALEWMEKMWSDPLVKKLVYGFYRQAEDPKTRIEKYEGLFAEEGVVYETFPEDWVFTVSTGA from the exons ATGTCCCAATATGACTACCACCTTATTGGTACAAACACCCGCTACTCCA GCTGGACGGCCCGAGTTGAAACGGTCCTGGAGTACTTCCAAATCCCGTACACGAATGAGATCCTCCCTCTCGATCAG GCCCGCACCTGTTCCCCTAGCGCCAAATTCCCCCTCCTACGATGTCACTCTCTCTGTATCACCATTAACGACTCCCTCGCCATCGTCGAGTTTCTTGCCGACCGGAATCCGCATCTGCACCTATGGCCCTCCGATCCAGCTCTCCGCGCCCTCGCCCGCAGCGCAACGGCCGAAATGCACTCTGGCTTCATGACGCTGCGGAGTACGTTTCATACGAACTTCATCGCAAAATATACAG AGCGCGTAGCGCAAGACCAGGATGAAGGGTTTCTGTTTGGGAAATTCAGTATTGCCGATGCATGGTTTTGGCCCGTGTTATGG CGTTTTCGCACATATAACCTTCCCCTCGACAACGTGACTCCCGAAGCCCTagagtggatggagaagatgtggAGTGACCCCCTGGTCAAAAAGCTAGTTTACGGATTTTACCGACAGGCTGAGGATCCGAAAACACGAATCGAGAAGTATGAGGGTCTTTTTGCGGAGGAAGGTGTTGTATATGAGACTTTCCCGGAGGATTGGGTGTTTACCGTCTCGACTGGCGCTTAG
- a CDS encoding uncharacterized protein (transcript_id=CADANIAT00002299) — MSSPHQGGSLSDMAPSGTRIPNDAGRMNTIPSVPRDDQKAEDDSFDYAGQGQPSLAFAADNYTDLPRSTKDMGFTGEVMTGTGNTLPAQAENAGNEIGANWPGAKGQTRSLKRSNKNRGGFDIQAGEDEDAGQYIGEHEGRNVGDY; from the coding sequence ATGTCTTCCCCTCACCAAGGCGGCTCTCTCTCCGACATGGCGCCAAGCGGCACCAGGATTCCTAACGATGCAGGCCGCATGAACACCATCCCATCCGTCCCACGCGACGATCAAAAAGCCGAAGATGACTCCTTTGATTATGCGGGACAGGGTCAGCCGTCTCTCGCCTTTGCCGCAGATAATTACACCGATCTTCCGCGGAGTACGAAAGATATGGGCTTTACCGGTGAAGTCATGACGGGCACTGGGAACACGTTACCAGCCCAGGCTGAGAACGCAGGTAATGAAATTGGCGCCAATTGGCCAGGTGCTAAAGGCCAGACAAGAAGTTTAAAGAGGTCGAATAAGAACAGGGGGGGTTTTGACATTCAGGccggagaagatgaggatgcagGGCAGTATATTGGGGAGCATGAAGGAAGGAATGTGGGAGATTATTAA